The sequence TCAGTGAGGTATTCCGCACTTCTCGAAGTACTGCTGATGATAATCTTCCGCGCGATAGAACTCCAACGCAGGCGTGATTTCAGTCACAATCGACTTTTGGTAACGACCGCTGCTTTGAAGCTTCTGTTTCGACGCGGTCGCAGCAGCTTCCTGCTCTGGATTGTGAAAAAATACCGCAGACCGGTACTGCGTGCCGATGTCTGGTCCCTGTCGGTTCAGCGTCGTTGGATCGTGGATATTCCAGAACACTCGTAGAAG comes from Candidatus Methylomirabilota bacterium and encodes:
- the msrA gene encoding peptide-methionine (S)-S-oxide reductase MsrA, producing MEKATFGAGCFWGIEAAIRKIEGVASTTVGYAGGSFKDPTYEDVCSGKTGHAEVVQVEYDPSKVSYEELLRVFWNIHDPTTLNRQGPDIGTQYRSAVFFHNPEQEAAATASKQKLQSSGRYQKSIVTEITPALEFYRAEDYHQQYFEKCGIPH